caaaccactagacttaatacattctgatttgtgtgaatatgaaggtatcctaactagaaacaagagtatatcatgacgttcattgatgatgttctaattatacttatgtttatttgttgagccataaaaaactattgaaaagtttaagattttattgctgaaattgaaaatcaatttggtagaaaattaagaggtttcgtagtgatagaggcactgaatatgattctgctccttttactgaaatttatcaaactaatggcatatacatgaaagaactgctccatataatcctcaaatgaatgggaaagctgaaagaaagaatcgtactcttactgaattgactgttgcttgtttgcttagttctggtgctgcttctcattggtggggtgaatgtttgtgactgtttgccatgttttgaacccattcctaataataaaaccaatatctccttatgaactggagatagaaaacctaatgtctcttattttagagtttggggttgttagcttttgttagaaaacctgatcctaaaagacataagttagaaagtagagcttatgaatgtgtttttattggttatgctcaaaacagtaaagcttataggttctttgatattaataataaggttattgaatctattgatgttgatttctttgaagagagatttccttttaaatctagaaatagtgggggtaatagtgggggttcatACCAGTACTTTACCTAGTTCTGATTCTGaacctagattagaagaacctagaagtgaagaaactaggatcactgaattGAACCTAgagaagtaaaagagctaggactgagacaaagattcctgattttgaattttacgccgtagaggaagaaccttctaatttacaagaggcgtttagttctgcagagtctagtttctggcaagtgtagataatgaatgggattatcacatgtctaatggaacttggcgtatcgTAGATTTACCTCCttgttgtaagcctataggttgtaaatgggttttgaaaaggaaactcaaacctgatggaacagtagataagcacaaagctagactggttgctaaaggatttaggcaacgagagaacatagatttttttgatacttattatcctgttactagattaacatctatacgtgttttgatttcTGTTGCTgatgctcataatcttgttattcaccaaatggatgttaaaacttcttttttgaatggtgaactagaagaggaaatttacatggaacaacctgaaggttttgtaattcctggacaagaacaaaaagtatgtaagctagaaaaatctctttatggtttgaaacaagctcctaaacaatggcatgagaaatttgataatttaatgatttcaaataacttcagaataaatgagggtgacaaatgcatctattataaatctgaaaatgatgtgtgtgtgattgtttgcttgtatgtggatgatttgttgatatttggttccaatttatctgttgtcaatgaaactaaaagcatgcttacttcgaattttgacatgaaagattttggtgaagctagtgtaatcttgggaatcaaaataactagaactgatagtggtatttctttagatcaatctcactacattgaaaaaattctgaggaagtatgaatattttgattgtaaacttgtttgtactccgtttgatcctaatgtgaaattgttttagaatactggagaaagtgttagacaatctgaatatgctagtataattggcagTATgtgttatgcaactgattgtactagaccagacatttcctatgcagtgggagttttgtgcaggtttaccagtaatcctagtttggaacactagGATGCTATTGatagggttatgcggtatctgaaaagaaccacaaatcTAGGATTACACTATCAGAGGTATCcagcagtccttgaaggatttagcgatgctaattggaacactctttcagatgattccaaggccaccagtggatatgtttttactattgctgggggcgttgtatcttggagatcaaagaaatagACAcctatagcccaatctacgatggaggctgaattgatggcactagcagcatcTAGTGAAGAGGCAGGATGGCTGAAAAGTCTGttgtcagacattccagtatgggaaaaaccgataccagccactttgatccactgcgatagtaccgcgacTATCAGAGTAGTAGAGAATTGTTATAATAACAacaagaatcgacagatacgtcgaaagcacgacacagttagagaatttctcacaactggtgttattagagtagatcatgtaaagtctgaaggaaatatagctgatactttgacgaaaggattagcaagataaaatgtatggaatatctctaaaagtatgagACTTtttcccgtgagaagttgagtcatttgtaatggatacccaacctagaaataggttcaaagggactagacgaaatTATAAATGATATgctagagtcatgcattcccatagcatgatatcctgaagtgggaaataagttgagtttttttttttaactcttaatgaagtctatagctcttaagttagagCGGGATACACATGAgtattcttgatagactcacctatacgaatgtgaaggtgtggccgccttctatgagaaattgggcatttctctagatcatttgttaaaaaaaagaagggataagcacatagccttaatgtgcgaacttaaggactttactctagatatagttgtgtgtgttaaataatctaatattagttagagttcaagacgcaagtcactctagtcacctggtacttagaaagtttaacactatgcagaggttcaagtcgaaaggcaccattgcagatgcacaactatacaacacttgctcaatgttttgtaatataagtgggggattgttggggtatgtatatttaaaaacataatcTTGTAATATTGTACCAAACTTAGAgagatagtgtggtggtattattttgggctcccacactaaaaacttgggttcaagtctcaccccatgcatttgacaagtatatttatttaataaaatccGGGAGAGAGGGGCcttggggtcttgggaggtctgtgattcaaaaacttttttttttttttgcacatctgacttttggttttgaaaaacgtTTATGGTAATTATTCTCTAATTATCTGTCTTTAATTTTGACAGTTTTTTCTGCCCGTTTTCTTACTGTTACAAAAAGTTAATTGAGGGAGttactcaaaatttattttcattaaatttgattgattctcttgagctatattagactagTTTTGCAGAGGATGTTAAAACAGAGTTTTACATCTATTTTTGAGTTCCGAGAAAGTGTAGAAAGAGTATTGTGATTCGATTTCtcatagtgcagagaaatcgaacaagagagtatcagctgttttatcccataggttttTCGACAattttgactgctagcacaatcaaagaggcagagtcgcgaaataccttaaagatagcgaccaaCTCTACGACCTAGTctgcgactcagctgtttgagatttattttgtgaattttctttattgtttccaATAAACTCAATTAGAATTCCTAGAGTTTAGAGAGTTttcttttattaaagtctttgtaccGTTTGGCATTAACCTCAAATCTaaaaattgcatatatatgggATTTATAGTTTAAAAAAATGGGTctataaatcccttgataagtttcccgACAAATCTTAGGGGGAGAGttcggactccatatggaggatttgctggaaaactgaatcccgtaggaaacgtgattccaaggaTTCGGGTAATCAAACATACAGAGGGAAACGTAATTCTATCAAATCCCCTGGACccataaattccacctttaaaattctacatccaaacccaccatttGGGTTTTTTTAGAAGGGAAGaggaaggaaaaaagaaagaagaaggaacATTTTGTTAATAATTTGTAACAGTAGAATGTTTTTGTGAATCGGGTCCTAATACTAGGGTTGTTTTATACATTTTCCAATAGGCATCGACCCTTAACACCATTTAGTGCCCGACATATAACATTACAAACCGTCAAAATCTCTAATCCGAACACGTGTAACAAATCCTCTAAATATCAACACTGTAGCTTACGTATCACGCGTATACACATAGCGTACACTAACAACAGACGTGCAACAGTGTATAATAAtctcttttcctttttcaaaattcaaaatacaaaaaaaattagggttttgttttctgGGTCAGTACGGTCAGTTCTACAAAAACTGCCCGTATTTTCCACTTCTccactatttctctctctctctgtaaTCGTCCCTCCCGCTTCTTCTCCCCATtcgaaatatcttcttcttctctctctacGGAGATTTCTTCTTCTCGCCGCTTTGAATCGGCGGTGACTTGAATAACTACCACCGTCAACGAAGACTCATCTTAACCACAACCGCCGCcgtcaacaacagcaacagcgcTAGTTTAGTGTTTCGCTGAGTCAAAGTTCAATCTCTGGTAATAATTGATTCTTTTCTtattgtttttgattgttttgaaGTTTTTTTGTTGATTTCGATGTGTTTATGAGTAGATCTAGTGTGTTTTGTTGTTAGTTTCTGGGATTAGGTTTGGATTGGAAAATTTTGAGTCGAtttgatttttgggattttttttggttttttgtaCTGATGAATCGATTAGtgtttgtgattcaattgtttgaaTCGGTATTGGTTAGTATTTGTTGTTTCGTTACTGCGATGATTGGAAATTTGTTTTTCAGAAGTGgttataaaccctagatttttagggttttagtttgTTTTGTCTGTTATTGATTATGTATGAGTTGCGTTTATGTAATGATATGGTCTGATGATAGTATGGAAATCGATTTGGTTTTTATTTGGATggagatttagggtttcaatgTTATTTTGAATGATGTCCTGAATATGAAATCAGGATTTTCTGTGTTTGTGTTGATGAATCAATTGAGTGTTTGTAACTTACTTATTACTGTTGAATCAATTTGATTATACTGTTATTTGTGTTTTGCTTTATAAACATTTGGTTTTTTACATTGTTATTAGGGTTTAGGGGTTTTATAGATCTATGAAATAGTTGTTGACCTCTTTTGTTTGGGTGTTGGTTTTGTAGTTTTCAGAAGATAAAAATGGCAATGGAGATTACACAGTTTTTGTTGGCGGCTCAATCGCCAGATGCAAGTGTAAGAACAGCTGCAGAGGGAAACTTGAAGCAGTTTCAAGAGCAGAATCTACCTAGTTTTTTGGTTTCTTTGTCGGTTGAGCTTGCAAATGATCAGAAACCTCCAGAGTCAAGAAGGTTGGCTGGTATCATTCTTAAGAATTCATTAGATGCTAAAGAGTCTGGTAGGAAGGAACAACTGGTTCAGCAATGGGTGGCAATTGATGGTGGTGTTAAAGGACAGATTAAAGAAATGTTATTGAGGACTCTAGGTTCTGGTGTGACTGAAGCAAGGCATACTGCCTCTCAGGTTATTGCGAAGATCGCTTCCATTGAGATCCCTCGCAAGGAGTGGCCAAATCTCATTGCTTCATTATTATCTAATATGACACAGCAAGAATCGCCTGCCACATTAAAGCAGGCCACATTGGAAACTCTTGGATATGTTTGTGAGGAAATATCACATCAAGATCTTGCTCAAGATGAGGTCAACACCGTCTTAACTGCCGTTGTTCAGGGTATGACACTTGGTAATCATGGTGTTGAAGTTCGACTTGCAGCTACAAGAGCCTTGTATAATGCTCTAGATTTTGCACAGACCAACTTTGAGAACAAGATGGAGCGCGATTACATAATGAAGGTTGTCTGTGAGACTGCCATGGCTGCAGAAGAAGATATCAGACAAGCTGCATTTGAATGCCTTGTTTCCATTTCATCTACTTACTATGAAGTGCTGGAAGAGTATATGCAGACTCTGTTTGAACTTACTTCAAAGGCAGTGAAGGAGGATGCAGAACCTGTTGCCCTGCAAGCTATCGAGTTCTGGAGTTCCATCTGTGATGAAGAAATCGAGATTCAAGAGTATGGTGGGGATGAGAGTGTACATTCCTGCTTCATTGAGAAGGCCTTAACCTCGCTGGTTCCTATGTTGTTAGAGACGTTATTGAAACAGGAAGAAGACCAGGATCAGGATGATGGTGCTTGGAATCTGTCTATGTCTGGTGGGACATGCCTTGGGCTTGTTGCAAGGACTGTGGGAGATGCGGTAGTTCCCCTTGTGATGCCCTTTGTGCAGGAGAATATAGTTAAGACAAATGATTGGCGTTGTCGTGAAGCAGCCACCTATGCTTTTGGGTCTATTCTCGAAGGTCCTTCAGAAGAGAAACTCTCTCCATTGGTAAATGCTGGTTTGGAGTTTTTGCTTAATTCGATGAAGGATGAGAACAGCCATGTAAAGGATACTACAGCTTGGTCTTTAAGTAGGATATTTGAGACATTGCATTCCCCTGCCCGTGGTTTTTCTGTGATCACTCCTGGTAATCTTCCTCTCATCATGGCTGTGTTGCTAGAGAGTATTAAGGATGTTCATAACGTTGCAGAGAAAGTCTGTGGGGCAATTTACTTTCTTGCCCAAGGATATGAGGATGCTGGTCCAAGTTCCTCTCTCCTCTCACCTTATCTTCCTAGCACAATATCGGCCCTTCTTGCTGCAACAGAGAGAACTGATACCCATGATTCTAGGCTTAGGTCTTCTGCATATGAGACCCTCAATGAGGTTGTTAGATGTTCCAATATTGCGGAGACAGCAAACATCATATCTCAGCTCTTACCTGTTATTATGACCAAGTTGTCCCGGACTATGGATGTACAGATCCTATCAACAGATGATAGAGTAAAGCAGGGAGATTTACAAGCTCTGCTCTGCGGTGTTCTTCAGGTGATCATCCAGAAATTGAGTGCTTCAGATGAGAGCAAGACTGTTATTCTTCAGGCAGCAGATCAAATTATGATGTTATTCCTCAAAGTGTTTGGTTGCCGCAGCTCTACAGTACATGAAGAAGCTATGCTTGCTATTGGGGCATTGGCTTATGCTACAGGTTCTGAATTTGTCAAATACATGCCAGAATTCTACAAGTATTTGGAGATGGGTTTGCAGAATCACGAGGAGTATCAGGTGTGCGCCATATCTGTTGGTGTTGTTGGTGATATTTGCCGTGCTTTGGATGACAAGATTGTTCCATTTTGTGATGGGATCATGTCCCTTCTtctcagtgacttgtcaaatggTGTTCTTCATCGATCTGTGAAGCCCCCAATATTTTCATGCTTTGGAGATATTGCTCTTGCAATAGGCGAGCACTTTGAGAAGTACCTCGCCTATGCAATCCCAATGATGCAGAAAGCCTCCGAGGTTTGTGCTCAGATAGACAATGATGATGAAGAGATGATGGATTATGGGAATCAACTGAGGCGTGGTATCTTTGAAGCTTACTCGGGTGTCCTCCAGGGTATGAAGGGTTCAAAAGCAGATCTTTTGTTGCCACATGCTGGTCATCTCTTGCAATTTATTGAATTGGTGTTCAATGATAAGACAAGGTATTTTATACTAATCCAGT
This genomic stretch from Papaver somniferum cultivar HN1 chromosome 5, ASM357369v1, whole genome shotgun sequence harbors:
- the LOC113284173 gene encoding importin subunit beta-1-like, yielding MAMEITQFLLAAQSPDASVRTAAEGNLKQFQEQNLPSFLVSLSVELANDQKPPESRRLAGIILKNSLDAKESGRKEQLVQQWVAIDGGVKGQIKEMLLRTLGSGVTEARHTASQVIAKIASIEIPRKEWPNLIASLLSNMTQQESPATLKQATLETLGYVCEEISHQDLAQDEVNTVLTAVVQGMTLGNHGVEVRLAATRALYNALDFAQTNFENKMERDYIMKVVCETAMAAEEDIRQAAFECLVSISSTYYEVLEEYMQTLFELTSKAVKEDAEPVALQAIEFWSSICDEEIEIQEYGGDESVHSCFIEKALTSLVPMLLETLLKQEEDQDQDDGAWNLSMSGGTCLGLVARTVGDAVVPLVMPFVQENIVKTNDWRCREAATYAFGSILEGPSEEKLSPLVNAGLEFLLNSMKDENSHVKDTTAWSLSRIFETLHSPARGFSVITPGNLPLIMAVLLESIKDVHNVAEKVCGAIYFLAQGYEDAGPSSSLLSPYLPSTISALLAATERTDTHDSRLRSSAYETLNEVVRCSNIAETANIISQLLPVIMTKLSRTMDVQILSTDDRVKQGDLQALLCGVLQVIIQKLSASDESKTVILQAADQIMMLFLKVFGCRSSTVHEEAMLAIGALAYATGSEFVKYMPEFYKYLEMGLQNHEEYQVCAISVGVVGDICRALDDKIVPFCDGIMSLLLSDLSNGVLHRSVKPPIFSCFGDIALAIGEHFEKYLAYAIPMMQKASEVCAQIDNDDEEMMDYGNQLRRGIFEAYSGVLQGMKGSKADLLLPHAGHLLQFIELVFNDKTRDESVSKAAVAVLGDLADTLGPNLKVLFSDRVFYNEFLGECMESEDDQLKETAVWTQGMIGRVLVT